The window ATGAATAATGGACAGCAGCAAGGTATGGATGGCAACTTTGGAAACAATAACCTTGGGACGCCAAAGCCTTTAAATAATAGACAACAGCAAGGAAATACGTGGTATTTCTATAACCCAACAGCGGTTCAACAAGGTAAGACTACCTTCCAACAACTATGGGGTAAACGAGAGAATGTTGATAACTGGCAACGCATCAATCAAAGTGTTGTGGGCAAAATAGGCAATACCAACATGCCTATTGAACTTACAGAGCGGCAAAGGGATTCTATCATGCACGCTGAAGCACGACTGGACTCTATCAAACAAGCGGCAGACTCGCTCAAGAATGACCCTCATAAACGTGAGTATTATCTGTCCCAGATACCGTTCACTGTGGAACAGTTGGAGGCAAGTAACAAGATATTAGAAGATGGTTTGCACCATTCTGGTGTTATCTTTAAGGACAGACTCGACAACCTTCGGTTAGCTGAAAAGGCTTTAAGACGTGTCAGTGACAACTATCCTGACTATGAACAGATGGATGATGTGTACTATCATCTCTATCTACTTTATATGCGTAAGAACGAACCACAGGTGGCAGAGAACTATGTTACACGCTTAAGCCAGAAGTTCCCAAAGAGCAAGTGGACTGCTCTCCTTACTGATCCGTACTACAAACAGAACCTTCGTTTCGGTGTACAGATAGAAGATTCCCTTTATGCCGCAACCTACGAAGCCTTCAAACAAGGCCGATATGGTGAGGTAGCAGCTAATACTCACATCTCTAATTCACGCTTCCCAATGGGTGCCAATAGGGATAAGTTCCTCTTCATTGGAGGCTTAGGTAAGCTGAACAATGGCGATCCTACGGGTTGTGTCAATGACATGAAAGAGGTTGTACAGAAGTATCCTAATAGCCGTATAAGCGAGATGGCGGGTATGATTGTTAATGGTGTGCAAGCTGGTAAGAAGCTGCGTGGAGGTAAGTTTGACCTTGACGACATCTGGAGCTATCGTGCAAACGTAATGAAAGATAGCGATAGCATACAACAAGCTAAGCTTTCTTCAGAGCGTGATATAGACTTTAAGTTCCTGTTAGTGTACCACCCTGACTCCGTGAAAGAGAACAAGTTACTATTCGAATTAGCACGCTTCAACTTCACAAACTTCCTCGTTCGTAACTTTGAAATTGAGATAGAAGACCTTAATGGCTTACATCAGATGCAAGTATCGGGCTTCCGCAGCTTTGATGAGGCTTATCAATATGCACGCCAATTATTCGCATCACAGGCTGTAGTACAGCAGATGGGCAAGAGCACAAAGGGTATTATAATCAGTGATAAGAACCTTAAACTGATAGGAACAATATACAGTTATAAGGACTACGAGGCGTTCTATGCAAAGCATTTTGCTCCATTAGTCGTGACACAAAGATACTTACTTAGTGAGCCAGCAGAGGTTGCAACACCACGTGAACGTGACATACAGCAGGAGATTGAACAGAAACATGCAAATGATCCTGACCTCTATCCTGACACACAGGACGTACCTGTTGACAACACGATGACTATCCCAATGGAGGAGTCTAAGCCTAAGAAGACAGAACAGAAGGTCGTTGAACAAAATAACAACACCTTTGAGATTCCTGTAGAGGACAAGAAGCCAGTTGTAGAAGATAAGAAACCTGCAACTGAGAAGAAGCCTATAATAGAAGAAAAGAAGCCTATAACGGAGGAGAAAAAGCCTGTACAGGACGACAACAGCACCTACTTCATACCAGAGGAGGAACCTGCAAAGCCAACTACTCCTGTGACACCAGCTAAGCCAACAGTGCCAACAACTCCAAACAAGACAACTAAGCCTGTTATACCAGCTAAGCCTACGACTCCTGTAGCACCTGCAAAGACAACAAAACCAACGGCAACGGACAAGTCTGCTAAGCCTACAGCGCCAAAGACGCAACAGCCTTCTACACAGAAGTCGCAGACCACTCCTGTGCAGAAAAGAAGGTTTCGGATGACGGTCCGATAATCTACTTCGGTGATGAAGTTCCACAACAGAACAAGACAAACAACAAGAATAATAAAAGAACCAGCCCATCCAGAACGATATCGAAGATGAATACTACGATTTGGAGGGGTTCTAAGGAAAGGAGATAACAACTATGAGCAATGGATTGTTACTTTGGGTAGATGATGAGATTGAGTTGTTAAAGGCTCATATCATCTTCCTTGAGAAGAAAGGATACGAAGTGGTGACGGTCAGCAATGGTACTGATGCCATTGACCAATGCCAAACACAGACATTCGATCTCGTTCTCTTGGACGAGCAGATGCCTGGATTATCAGGTTTAGAGACGTTACAACGTATTAAGGAGATTCAACCTGCTACCCCTATCGTCATGGTAACGAAGAGTGAGGAGGAAGACATAATGAACCAGGCTATCGGTGCGAAGATTGCCGATTACCTCATTAAGCCTGTCAACCCTAATCAGATTCTCCTTACACTGAAGAAGAATATCCACCAAAAAGAGATTGTTACGGAAGTAACTCAAAGCGGTTATCAGCAGAACTACCAGCAAATTGCTATGCAGATAGCCGACTGCCGAACATTCAATGATTGGAAGGAAGTCTATCGAAAGCTTGTCCACTGGGAATTAGAACTAAGCAGTGCTGACAGCAATATGACCGAAATGCTGAAGATGCAGAAGGAAGAAGCCAACAATGGTTTTGCTAAATACATTGCCAAGAACTATCTTGACTGGGTTGCACCACAAGACAACAAAATGAGCAATAGCTTCTCTAAATTGGCTAGACAGAAGAAACAGCAGACGAACAACGCTGATAATCGTCCGTTGCTAAGTACTGATATCTTCAAAAGTAAGGTGTTCCCACTCATTGATAAAGGTGAGAAGGTATTCCTCATCGTAATTGATAACTTCCGACTCGACCAATGGCGGATTCTCTCAAAAGAGATTGGCGACATGTTTGACATTGAAGAAGACCTCTACATGAGTATTCTTCCAACTGCCACACAGTATGCTCGTAATGCTATTTTCAGCGGTCTTATGCCAAAGCAGATAGCAACAATGTTCCCAGAACTATGGGTAGACGAAGACGAGGAAGAAGGTAAGAACCTCAACGAGGAACCCCTCATCCAGACACAGATAGACCGCTATCGCCGACATGATAAGTTCTCTTATCATAAGATTAACGACTCTACCGGTGCTGACAAGTTCATGCAGCAATATAAGAACCTTGCGCAGAACGACCTCAATGTACTTGTAGTAAACTTCGTCGACATGCTTTCTCACGCTCGCACTGAGATGAGAATGATACGCGAATTAGCAAGTAACGAGAGCGCATATCGCTCTATTACGCTTAGTTGGTTCCAACATAGCGTATTGGCAGATGTATTTAAAGAGTTGGCACAGTCTGACTATAAGGTCATCATTACAACCGATCACGGCTCTATCCGTACGACGAATCCAGTCAAGATTATCGGTGACCGCAATACAAATACCAATCTGCGTTATAAATTAGGAAAGAGCCTCAACTACGATGCACGACAGGTGTTTGCTATCAAGAATCCTCATCTTGCACAGCTGCCTGCGCCAAACCTCAGCACAAGCTATGTCTTTGCTACTGGCGACTCGTTCTTTGCCTATCCGAATAATTATAACTATTACGTCTCTTATTATAAAGATACATTCCAGCATGGAGGTATCTCAATGGAAGAGATGATTGTGCCATTGGCAACACTCAGTCCAAGGAAGAGGTAAGAGGAACCTCCCCCAGCCCCTCCAAAGGAGGGGTGAGTTCCCTAAAATACACTTAAGACTGAGACAGAGGATATATCTTATTAAGGGTAAGCGTGCTGAATAGCATAAACACAGGTTGTATCGTAATTGTTCGCACATCGCGGTCTATAAGATTCACTAAAACCTATAGTTCAATCCGAAAGAACGAACGACTCACAACCAACTATCACATAAACAAAGTAAAAGAAAACAATATGGAAATTACAATCAAAAGCCTCGATACTATCCATGAGGCTGCAAAGGAATTTGTCAAAGGGATGGGCGATGGAAAGGTATTCGCTTTCTACGGAAAGATGGGTGCTGGAAAGACCACTTTTATCAAGGCTCTTTGCGAAGTCTTGGGCGTAGAAGATGTTATCACCTCCCCTACTTTCGCTATCATCAATGAATATACTGACGGTAAGGGCGACCCTATCTACCACTTTGACTTCTATCGTATCAAAAAGCTGGAAGAAGTATATGACATGGGATATGAGGACTACTTCTATAGTGGTAACCTCTGCTTGTTGGAATGGCCAGAACTCATCGAGGAAATCCTCCCTGAGAATGTCATCAAGGTTACTATCGAAGAGCAACCAGATGGTACTCGTAAGCTGAGTTGTTAACAAGAAGGGGACATCAAAAGTAGTTCATGCGAATGCGAAATATCTTTACATAAATTGCCGTTCATTGGGTAATTTAAAGGGATACAAACGCATTTTTGAGCACACTTGTAACTGTCTTGTATTCAAAACGTTACAAAACAGCAAAAGAAAAGGTGCTTTATAAGCCTCTTAAAGGGCGTTAGTAAGACCTCAAAAGGACGTCTTTTAGAAGTCAATTAAGGCTCAATTCGAATGCAATTAAGCATCAATTGAAAATGTACAGATAAAAAATAGGACAGATCTGGTTGATTTGTCCTATTCTGTTTATGTATGTGATCTTGTGTTACATCTTATTTTTCTTGTGTATCATCAGACTCTGTGAAGTCAACATACTCACCCTCACTGTCTGGAATAACCTGCTTATGACGCTCCTCCATAGGGCGGTTATCAATGATCGTATTCTCTGTAGAGCTTGGTTCTTGATACTGATAGTCGTTAGGATTGAACTGACGACGTGTGCGTGTCATCTGCTTATAGAATGCATAAGCCACCCATAAGATAAGCACTAAAAACGCTATGAAGATGAAAAACGCAAACTTCAAAATAAAAGCAATTATTGACATAGCTTTGAACTTATATCCCTTACTGTTTTGTAGGAGATTGTTTTACGATAGCTGACAGTATCACATACCATGCAATGATGATAGCAAATGCTGAGATACCAAAGATAATAACCAATGGACAACAAGTAATCAAGAAGAGGTACTTCACCTCATTACCCTTGAATGACCAGTGTTTGAACTTTAAAGCAAACATTGGAATCTCTGATACAAGCAGCCATGAACTAACAAGAATACCTGCAAGGATAAAGTATAAAGCCCATGGACGAGTCTCTAACTTCTCCCCTACACCTACAAGAAGTGAACCCCAAAAGAGTGCATTCGCAGGTGTTGGCAATCCTATAAAACCTAATGCCTGACGTTCATCAAGATTGAACTTTGCAAGACGTAATGCCGAGAAAGCAGCCATAATAAGGCTGTATAAGGCAGATAATCGCGCAATGGCTCAAGAAAAACAGGATAAGACATTACGTATAACTGTGAAAAAATGATAGCTGATGGTGCTGCACCGAAAGTAATAACATCTGCCAAAGAGTCTAACTCTTTACCAATAGGAGAACTAACATTCAGTAAGCGTGCTACCATTCCATCAAAGAAATCAAACACAGCACCTATAATAATAAATAGCAATGCTACCTCAATTTTGCCCGCAAAAGCAAAACCAATAGCGATACAACCAGAGATAAGGTTGCAACAAGTAATACTATTAGGAATATGTTTCTTCATCTTTACTTGTTATTTGGCTTCAACTTAGCAATCACTGTTTGATCACCCATTGTCGCCTGACCCATCTTAACACATACCTCAGAGCCTACTGGAAGGAAGATATCAACACGACTACCTAACTTAATAAAACCAAGATGCTCATCAATATAACAATCTTCACCAGGCTTAGCATATGTCACAATACGACGTGCCATAGCACCTGCAATCTGACGACAGAGGATGTCTGTGCCATCAGGAGTTGTGATGATAGTATCTGCATGTTCGTTCTCCTCACTTGCCTTAGGAAGCCAAGCCTTATGGAAGTTGCCATCAAAATGCTGTACAGACTTTACTACTCCATCTACAGGGAACCAATTGGCATGGACGTTCCATAGACTCATAAAGATTGAAATCATCAATCGGCGGTCATGGAAATATTCGTTTTCGTCTACTTCTTCTATAACGACGATATGGCCGTCGGCAGGAGCCACGACAATACCTTCCGTATCCTCACTACCAAAATAGCGGATAGGACACCGATAGAAGTTAAGTACTATACCATAGACAGTACCGAACACGACTATAAAAATCCAAAATGGTATCTTCGTTGGAACTGCAAACCAGAGAACCAAAGCAATAAAGACAAGACCTATACCTCCGTAGAGCAATGTATTTGTCCCTTCGTGATGGATTCTAATCTTTTTGAGTTTCTTTTTTATTTTTCCCATGGTCGATAAACGACGTATTTGTTTTGTTGCAAAGGTACTTCTTTTTTGTCATTTCCACAAATTTTCACTCTCAATCTTTTGTTATGTCGGCTTTTCATCGTAACTTTACAGCTCAAAAACGCATAAGTTCAATGGAAGATTACGTACATTTACACGTCCACACCAATTATTCTATTCTTGATGGTCAGTCTAAGGTTACACGCCTTGTTGATAAGGCTATTGCAGACGGAATGAAGGGTATGGCGATTACTGATCATGGTGTGATGTTCGGCATAAAAGAGTTTGCTGACTATTGTGCTAAGGTCAATAAAGGTAGGAAAGAGAAGGGTGAAGAGCCTTTCAAGCCTATCTTCGGATGTGAGATGTATGTAGCGCGTCGCACAATGCATGATAAGGATAAGAGTATGCATGACAATTCAGGCTACCACCTTATCGTATTGGCAAAGAACTATACAGGATACAAGAACCTTATTAAACTTGTATCTAATGCGTGGGTAGATGGTTATTACTATCGTCCCCGAACAGACCGTGAGCAGCTTGAAAAGTATCATGAAGGACTGATTGTGTGTACGGCTTGTATTGCAGGCGAAGTCCCTAACAAGATTATCCATGATGATATCGAGGGTGCAAGAGAAGCTTGTGAATGGTATCATCGTGTCTTCGGAGATGATTTCTACCTTGAGTTGCAACGTCATGAGGTAAAAGACCCAAGTTTAGTGGCAAACCGTGAGGCTTATCCTTTACAGCAGAAAGCCAATAAAGTACTCATGAAGTTTGCACAAGAATATGGTATAAAGATAGTATGTACCAATGACTGTCACTTCGAAGACAAGGAGACAGCCGAGGCACATGACCACTTACTCTGTCTTTCAACGAATGAAGATTTAGATGATCCAAAGCGTATGCGCTACTCTAAACAAGAGTGGTTTAAAACGCGTTCAGAGATGAATGAGATATTCTCAGACATCCCAGAAGCAATGACAAATACGCTGGAAATCTTAAATAAGGTAGAGACTTATGATATTAATCATGGTCCTATCATGCCTTTCTTCCCGATCCCAGAAGACTTCGGAACGGAAGAAGAATGGAAAAAGAAGTTCACTGAAGAAGACTTATACAAGGAGTTTACCACCGATGAGAACGGTGAGAACCCTCTTTCCCCTGAAGAAGGACAGAAGGTTATCGACCGTTTGGGCGGCTATGAGAAGATGTATCGTATTAAGTTCGAAGCCGATTATCTTGCGAAGTTAGCCTACGATGGTGCCAAAAAGCTATATGGCGACCCTCTTTCTGACGAGGTTAAGAATCATATTCGCTTTGAGTTACACGTCATGAAGACGATGGGTTTCCCTGGTTACTTCCTCATAGTACAAGACTTTATCAATGCTGCACGACAGGAGTTAGACGTGATGGTGGGTCCAGGTCGTGGATCAGCAGCAGGTTCTGTAGTGGCTTATTGCTTAGGAATTACACAGATAGACCCATTGAAGTACGATCTCCTTTTTGAGCGTTTCCTCAACCCTGACCGTGTCAATCTCCCCGATATTGATACCGATTTCGATGATGATGGGCGCGGACGTGTGCTGCAGTGGGTAATGGATAAGTACGGACACGAGAACTGTGCACATATTATTACCTACTCTACGATGGCAACAAAGAACTCTATTAAGGATGTTGCCCGCGTAGAGAAACTACCGTTAGATATCTCTAATGCCCTTTGTAAGGCGATTCCAGAACGCTTACCTGATGGCATGAAGATGAACTTAACGAATGCTATCAAGTGTACACCACTGTTGCAGAATGCAGAGGTTAGTGAAGACATAAGGGAGCGTAATACGATTAAATACGCCAAGATGCTGGAGGGAACAGTGCGTGGAACGGGTATCCATGCCTGTGGATTCATTATCTGTCGTAACCCTATTGATGAATGGGTACCTATCTCTACGGCAACAGACCCAGACTTCCCTGAGAAGAAAGTACCTGTGACCCAGTATGATGGGCACGTGATTGAATCTACTGGTCTTATCAAGATGGACTTCCTCGGACTGAAGACTCTCTCCGAGTTGAAGGAGGCTTGCAAGGTTGTTAAGCAGACAACTGGCGACGTGATTGACCTTGAGAAGATTCCTATTGATGACGAATTGACCTACCAACTCTATCAACGTGGACAGACCGTTGGTACTTTCCAGTTTGAGTCGGCAGGTATGCAGAAGTACCTTCGTGAGCTTCATCCAACCGTGTTTGAAGACCTCATCGCCATGAATGCGCTCTATCGTCCGGGTCCAATGGATTATATCCCAGACTTTATCAGGCGTAAACATGACCCTTCTTTGGTGAAGTACGACATCCCTTGTATGGAAAAGTACCTCAAAGATACATACGGAATCACTGTCTATCAGGAGCAGGTAATGCTTTTGAGCCGCCAGTTGGCGAACTTTACACGTGGTGAGAGTGATGCGCTTCGTAAGGCTATGGGTAAGAAGATGAAGGCTATCGTCGACAAGATGAAGCCTAAGTTCATCAAGCAAGGACAAGAGAACGGACACGACCCACAGATACTTGAGAAGATATGGAGCGACTGGGAGAAGTTCGCCAGCTATGCTTTCAATAAGTCACATGCCACTTGCTACTCATGGGTAGCTTATCAGACAGCCTACATGAAGGCGCATTATCCAGCCGAATATATGGCTGCGTTGATGACACGTCGCTTCAGTCAGATTACCGAAATCACAAAGTTGATGGAGGAATGTAAAGCATTGAAGATTGCAACCCTTGGTCCCGATGTCAACGAGAGTCAGATTGGCTTTGGTGTGAACAAGCATGGAGAGATTCGCTTCGGACTATCTGCTATCAAGGGAATGGGTGCAAGTGCGGCTGAAAGCATTGTGCGCGAACGTGAGAAGAATGGTCCTTATAAAGATATATACGACTTTGCAGAGCGTGTCGACCTCAGTAATGTAAACCGCAAAGCATTTGAAAGCTTGGCTTATAGTGGCGGCTTCGACAGCTTCGGTTTACAGCGAGAACAATACTTTGCAGTCACTGGAAAGGGTGATTTATTCTTAGATACTATCGTCCGTTATGGGCAGCTTTTCCAAGCAGAAAAGGCACAACAACAGAACTCCCTATTCGGAGGTATGGATGCTGTTGATGTAGTACATCCTATCGCACCAAAGGCAGAGAAGTGGCCAGTCATTGAGAAATTAAACAAGGAGCGTGAGCTTGTTGGAATCTATCTGTCAGCCCACCCACTCGATGAATACAGTGTTGTACTGAACAATATGTGTAACACACATTGCTCTAAGATAGGCCGTAATACTGATATGACAGAATTGGCAAAGGCAGACGAAGTGACATTTGGCGGTATTGTCACATCCGTAAACGAACGTTTCTCACAAAAGACAGGCAAGCCTTTTGGCTTTGTCACGATAGAAGACTTTGAAGGAACGGGCGAATTAGCATTGTTTGGTGACGACTGGGCACGCTGGAACAACCTCCTGAAGATGAACTACACCGTCTATATAACAGCTAAGTGTCAGCCTCGTTACCGCAATAATCCTGACATGTTAGAGCTAAAAGTGCAAAAGATTGAGCAACTCTATGACGTGAAAGAAAATCGTTTGGAACGCTTTACCATCTCTATGGATGCAACAGCATTAGACGATGCCTTCGTTTCGGAATTAGCAACAGTCATCGAGGAACATATCGGTAACACACAACTTTACATACAGTTACGAACGCCAGACAACACAGTACTTATGCTAAGGAGTAAGAATGGTGGTGTTAACGTCGACCGTACGCTGATAGACTTTATCTCATCGAATGAGAAGATGGAGTTCCATATTAATTAAATCGAAAGTGGCACAATCTTTGATGATGAGTAAATAGATAGAAAAGACAATATTAATAAACTTATAAACAGAATAAAAATGGAAGTAGTAATTACTAACGAGAATTTAGAGACTTACAAGAATGGTGAGTTACCATTGGTAGTTGATTTGTGGGCAACATGGTGTGGACCTTGCAAGATGATTGGTCCTATCATCTCAGAACTTGCTGAAGAGTACGACGGTAAGATTGTTGTAGGCAAGTGTGATGTTGAGGAGAATGATGACGTAGCCATTGATTTCGGTGTACGTAACATCCCAACCATCCTCTTCTTTAAGGGTGGTCAGTTGGTAGACAAGTTTGTTGGTGCAGCTTCAAAGGACGTTCTCAAAGAGAAGTTCGACGCTCTGCTCTAAGCTAAACACTTATAAATATAAAGCCATATCAGTAATCCTTTGATAGGATTCTGGTATGGCTTTTTTTATACATAAAGCCTCACAACTAAACCACCTCACAACTAAAAAAGACACATTAAACTGAAAGTTTTTCCTTTTTTTTTATTAGTAAGCATATAATTTTATATCTTTGCGATAGAAACCTATCGCTTTTTAAAAGCGCAACTGAATTTGAACCTTTCAATTC is drawn from Prevotella melaninogenica and contains these coding sequences:
- the trxA gene encoding thioredoxin, translated to MEVVITNENLETYKNGELPLVVDLWATWCGPCKMIGPIISELAEEYDGKIVVGKCDVEENDDVAIDFGVRNIPTILFFKGGQLVDKFVGAASKDVLKEKFDALL
- a CDS encoding DUF4834 family protein, giving the protein MSIIAFILKFAFFIFIAFLVLILWVAYAFYKQMTRTRRQFNPNDYQYQEPSSTENTIIDNRPMEERHKQVIPDSEGEYVDFTESDDTQEK
- the dnaE gene encoding DNA polymerase III subunit alpha; this translates as MEDYVHLHVHTNYSILDGQSKVTRLVDKAIADGMKGMAITDHGVMFGIKEFADYCAKVNKGRKEKGEEPFKPIFGCEMYVARRTMHDKDKSMHDNSGYHLIVLAKNYTGYKNLIKLVSNAWVDGYYYRPRTDREQLEKYHEGLIVCTACIAGEVPNKIIHDDIEGAREACEWYHRVFGDDFYLELQRHEVKDPSLVANREAYPLQQKANKVLMKFAQEYGIKIVCTNDCHFEDKETAEAHDHLLCLSTNEDLDDPKRMRYSKQEWFKTRSEMNEIFSDIPEAMTNTLEILNKVETYDINHGPIMPFFPIPEDFGTEEEWKKKFTEEDLYKEFTTDENGENPLSPEEGQKVIDRLGGYEKMYRIKFEADYLAKLAYDGAKKLYGDPLSDEVKNHIRFELHVMKTMGFPGYFLIVQDFINAARQELDVMVGPGRGSAAGSVVAYCLGITQIDPLKYDLLFERFLNPDRVNLPDIDTDFDDDGRGRVLQWVMDKYGHENCAHIITYSTMATKNSIKDVARVEKLPLDISNALCKAIPERLPDGMKMNLTNAIKCTPLLQNAEVSEDIRERNTIKYAKMLEGTVRGTGIHACGFIICRNPIDEWVPISTATDPDFPEKKVPVTQYDGHVIESTGLIKMDFLGLKTLSELKEACKVVKQTTGDVIDLEKIPIDDELTYQLYQRGQTVGTFQFESAGMQKYLRELHPTVFEDLIAMNALYRPGPMDYIPDFIRRKHDPSLVKYDIPCMEKYLKDTYGITVYQEQVMLLSRQLANFTRGESDALRKAMGKKMKAIVDKMKPKFIKQGQENGHDPQILEKIWSDWEKFASYAFNKSHATCYSWVAYQTAYMKAHYPAEYMAALMTRRFSQITEITKLMEECKALKIATLGPDVNESQIGFGVNKHGEIRFGLSAIKGMGASAAESIVREREKNGPYKDIYDFAERVDLSNVNRKAFESLAYSGGFDSFGLQREQYFAVTGKGDLFLDTIVRYGQLFQAEKAQQQNSLFGGMDAVDVVHPIAPKAEKWPVIEKLNKERELVGIYLSAHPLDEYSVVLNNMCNTHCSKIGRNTDMTELAKADEVTFGGIVTSVNERFSQKTGKPFGFVTIEDFEGTGELALFGDDWARWNNLLKMNYTVYITAKCQPRYRNNPDMLELKVQKIEQLYDVKENRLERFTISMDATALDDAFVSELATVIEEHIGNTQLYIQLRTPDNTVLMLRSKNGGVNVDRTLIDFISSNEKMEFHIN
- a CDS encoding phosphatidylserine decarboxylase family protein; protein product: MGKIKKKLKKIRIHHEGTNTLLYGGIGLVFIALVLWFAVPTKIPFWIFIVVFGTVYGIVLNFYRCPIRYFGSEDTEGIVVAPADGHIVVIEEVDENEYFHDRRLMISIFMSLWNVHANWFPVDGVVKSVQHFDGNFHKAWLPKASEENEHADTIITTPDGTDILCRQIAGAMARRIVTYAKPGEDCYIDEHLGFIKLGSRVDIFLPVGSEVCVKMGQATMGDQTVIAKLKPNNK
- the tsaE gene encoding tRNA (adenosine(37)-N6)-threonylcarbamoyltransferase complex ATPase subunit type 1 TsaE codes for the protein MEITIKSLDTIHEAAKEFVKGMGDGKVFAFYGKMGAGKTTFIKALCEVLGVEDVITSPTFAIINEYTDGKGDPIYHFDFYRIKKLEEVYDMGYEDYFYSGNLCLLEWPELIEEILPENVIKVTIEEQPDGTRKLSC
- a CDS encoding bifunctional response regulator/alkaline phosphatase family protein; the encoded protein is MSNGLLLWVDDEIELLKAHIIFLEKKGYEVVTVSNGTDAIDQCQTQTFDLVLLDEQMPGLSGLETLQRIKEIQPATPIVMVTKSEEEDIMNQAIGAKIADYLIKPVNPNQILLTLKKNIHQKEIVTEVTQSGYQQNYQQIAMQIADCRTFNDWKEVYRKLVHWELELSSADSNMTEMLKMQKEEANNGFAKYIAKNYLDWVAPQDNKMSNSFSKLARQKKQQTNNADNRPLLSTDIFKSKVFPLIDKGEKVFLIVIDNFRLDQWRILSKEIGDMFDIEEDLYMSILPTATQYARNAIFSGLMPKQIATMFPELWVDEDEEEGKNLNEEPLIQTQIDRYRRHDKFSYHKINDSTGADKFMQQYKNLAQNDLNVLVVNFVDMLSHARTEMRMIRELASNESAYRSITLSWFQHSVLADVFKELAQSDYKVIITTDHGSIRTTNPVKIIGDRNTNTNLRYKLGKSLNYDARQVFAIKNPHLAQLPAPNLSTSYVFATGDSFFAYPNNYNYYVSYYKDTFQHGGISMEEMIVPLATLSPRKR